A genomic region of Candidatus Zixiibacteriota bacterium contains the following coding sequences:
- the atpA gene encoding F0F1 ATP synthase subunit alpha, translating into MGLNPEEVSSIIRKELEKYDTKLEMESVGTVLQVGDGIARIWGLQDVQMSELIQFPNDVVGMVLNLEEDNVGAAIFGESSLVHEGDTVKRTGRVASVPVGDALIGRVVNPLGQPVDGKGPIVTDKFRIIEGIAPNVVERQPVKEPLQTGLKAIDSMIPIGRGQRELIIGDRQTGKTALALDTIINQKDTDVICIYVAVGQKQSTVAQVVEALRRNGAMDYTIVVTASAVDPAPLQYIAPYAGCAMGEEFRDKGKHVLCVYDDLSKQAQAYRQLSLLLRRPPGREAYPGDIFYCHSRLLERAAKLSDAKGGGSLTALPVIETQAGDVSAYIPTNVISITDGQIFLESELFFAGIRPAINVGISVSRVGGNAQVKMMRQVAGRLKLDLAQYRELAAFTMFASDLDEGTRKQLNRGEKMVELLKQGQYVPMPVARQCMIIWCGTNGHLDDVPTDKVLQFETEFLKFCDEKYPDIEHTLAKEKIIDEATESKLKEAVKRFKEQFKA; encoded by the coding sequence ATGGGACTCAATCCCGAAGAAGTATCATCGATTATTCGCAAAGAACTCGAGAAGTACGACACCAAGCTTGAGATGGAGTCGGTCGGCACGGTGCTGCAGGTCGGCGACGGTATCGCGCGTATCTGGGGCCTGCAGGACGTTCAGATGTCCGAGCTGATCCAGTTCCCCAACGACGTAGTCGGCATGGTGCTCAATCTCGAAGAGGATAATGTCGGCGCGGCTATTTTCGGCGAGTCCAGCCTCGTTCATGAGGGCGACACGGTCAAGCGGACCGGCCGGGTGGCGTCGGTGCCGGTCGGCGACGCCCTGATCGGGCGCGTGGTCAACCCGCTGGGGCAGCCGGTCGACGGCAAGGGACCGATTGTCACCGACAAGTTCCGCATCATCGAGGGTATCGCCCCCAACGTGGTGGAACGCCAGCCGGTGAAAGAACCGCTGCAGACCGGACTGAAAGCGATTGACTCGATGATTCCGATCGGCCGCGGCCAGCGCGAATTGATCATCGGCGACCGCCAGACGGGGAAGACCGCGCTGGCGCTCGACACGATTATCAATCAGAAAGATACTGACGTTATCTGCATATATGTCGCTGTCGGGCAGAAGCAGTCGACTGTCGCCCAGGTGGTGGAGGCGCTTCGCCGTAACGGCGCCATGGATTACACGATTGTGGTCACCGCGAGCGCGGTCGATCCGGCCCCACTGCAGTATATCGCGCCTTATGCCGGCTGCGCCATGGGCGAGGAGTTCCGCGACAAAGGCAAGCATGTGCTGTGTGTCTACGACGATCTGTCCAAACAGGCGCAGGCTTATAGACAACTTTCGCTGCTGCTCAGGCGTCCACCGGGACGCGAAGCTTACCCGGGTGACATCTTCTACTGCCACTCTCGCCTGCTCGAACGGGCAGCGAAACTCTCCGATGCCAAGGGCGGCGGCTCGCTGACCGCGCTGCCCGTCATCGAAACACAGGCCGGCGACGTATCCGCGTACATCCCGACCAACGTGATTTCCATTACCGACGGTCAGATCTTTCTCGAGAGCGAGCTGTTCTTCGCCGGCATTCGCCCCGCCATTAACGTCGGTATCTCAGTGTCGCGAGTCGGCGGCAACGCCCAGGTAAAGATGATGCGTCAGGTAGCCGGCAGGCTGAAGCTCGATCTGGCGCAGTATCGCGAACTGGCCGCGTTTACTATGTTCGCGTCGGACCTCGACGAGGGCACCCGCAAGCAGCTCAATCGCGGCGAGAAGATGGTCGAGCTGCTCAAACAGGGACAGTATGTCCCGATGCCGGTAGCCCGCCAGTGCATGATCATCTGGTGCGGGACGAACGGGCATTTGGATGACGTGCCGACCGATAAAGTGCTCCAGTTCGAGACGGAGTTCCTCAAGTTCTGCGATGAGAAGTACCCGGATATCGAACACACGCTCGCGAAAGAGAAGATTATAGATGAGGCAACGGAGTCGAAGCTGAAGGAAGCGGTGAAGCGGTTTAAGGAGCAGTTCAAGGCCTAA
- the atpH gene encoding ATP synthase F1 subunit delta produces MIAQQVAKKYSTALFLSTGKRGLVDQAYTQFGDLRKVLTGDASLTRFLSSPKIDEEQKLQLLRRILGERMEPLFVEFLAVLVRKRRAMYLLEVIDEFNRLVEQHQGIVRATVTTAVPLLPVDEAKLVSRLAARTGKKIELEKKIDRAIIGGMVVLMGDEIIDGSVKHGLDKLEEQLVHIKVH; encoded by the coding sequence ATGATCGCCCAGCAGGTCGCCAAGAAATACTCGACGGCGCTTTTCCTCTCGACGGGCAAGCGCGGTCTGGTCGACCAGGCCTACACACAGTTCGGTGACCTTCGCAAGGTACTGACTGGGGACGCGTCACTGACCCGATTTCTCAGCTCGCCCAAGATCGACGAGGAGCAAAAGCTGCAGCTGCTTCGCCGGATTCTCGGCGAACGGATGGAGCCGCTGTTTGTCGAGTTTTTGGCGGTCCTGGTGCGAAAGCGCCGGGCGATGTATCTGCTCGAGGTGATAGATGAGTTCAATCGCCTGGTCGAGCAGCACCAGGGCATAGTGCGCGCGACCGTCACGACTGCCGTGCCGCTGTTGCCCGTCGATGAAGCCAAACTGGTGAGCCGGCTGGCGGCCAGGACCGGTAAGAAGATCGAACTGGAGAAGAAAATTGACCGCGCGATTATCGGCGGAATGGTCGTGCTGATGGGCGACGAGATAATCGACGGTTCCGTTAAGCATGGACTTGATAAGCTGGAAGAACAACTGGTCCACATCAAAGTCCATTAG
- the atpF gene encoding F0F1 ATP synthase subunit B, producing the protein MNFELKQILTHALGFLVFVWVLKRFAWGPLLALMEERRNKIAGEFEKIDHQKAEIAKVTADYEARMKEIDNERRAKLVEAVKEGKSLAADIKNQAMAEVRALHEKAKADLQRDVAKAKVQLRDEMITMTMTAAEKVVREKMDDRKHRELIGQYIDELGRA; encoded by the coding sequence ATGAATTTTGAACTGAAACAAATCCTCACGCATGCGCTGGGGTTCCTGGTTTTCGTCTGGGTCCTCAAGCGCTTTGCCTGGGGACCGCTGCTGGCGCTGATGGAAGAGCGGCGGAACAAGATCGCCGGCGAGTTCGAGAAGATCGATCACCAGAAAGCGGAGATCGCCAAAGTGACCGCTGACTACGAGGCCCGCATGAAGGAGATCGATAACGAACGCCGGGCCAAGCTGGTGGAAGCGGTCAAGGAAGGCAAATCGCTCGCGGCGGATATTAAGAACCAGGCGATGGCCGAGGTGCGTGCGCTTCATGAGAAGGCCAAGGCCGACTTGCAGCGCGATGTCGCCAAGGCCAAGGTCCAGCTTCGCGACGAGATGATCACCATGACCATGACCGCCGCCGAAAAAGTGGTGCGCGAAAAGATGGACGATCGCAAGCATCGCGAGCTGATCGGCCAGTATATCGACGAACTGGGAAGGGCGTAA
- the atpE gene encoding ATP synthase F0 subunit C — protein sequence MMDYQAMLGLAAPLAVGLAAIGSGLGIGRAVGSAMEAMGRQPEAAGKIQTAMIIGAAFIEALTIYVFIVYILASGKIGTH from the coding sequence ATGATGGATTATCAGGCAATGTTGGGATTGGCGGCTCCGCTCGCGGTTGGACTGGCGGCTATAGGTTCCGGTCTGGGAATCGGGCGGGCGGTTGGTTCGGCGATGGAAGCGATGGGTCGGCAGCCGGAAGCGGCGGGCAAGATCCAGACCGCTATGATCATCGGCGCTGCCTTTATCGAGGCCCTGACGATCTACGTGTTCATCGTCTACATTCTGGCCAGCGGCAAGATCGGCACGCACTGA
- the atpB gene encoding F0F1 ATP synthase subunit A: protein MTLLVVHRLAMIMPSWFSPIVSIAVTTGEEAAAEGAGAGAHGGAPHLPNLVALLFGPDSVANHWVNVIFAFVIGVVLSSVSMTVYARRKMIPGKLQNAVEMMVEGMYSFIESILGHDAKKYVPYLGSLFFYILLMNWIGMVPLGHSPSTSLNITASLAILTFLYAQWTGVTRLGFLGYLHHMAGSPRDVISWCMVPLLFPLHIIGELAKPFSLALRLFGNITGEDTLVAVFVGLGIAILAFSPVGVPLQLPFYFLGLLLSTIQALVFTLLSTIYILLMLPHEEHGH, encoded by the coding sequence ATGACTCTGCTGGTTGTGCACAGACTTGCGATGATTATGCCGTCATGGTTCAGCCCGATCGTCTCGATCGCTGTCACCACCGGCGAAGAAGCTGCGGCCGAGGGCGCAGGCGCGGGCGCGCATGGCGGCGCACCTCATCTGCCGAATCTGGTAGCCCTCTTGTTTGGTCCCGACAGCGTTGCCAATCACTGGGTCAATGTCATATTCGCGTTTGTGATCGGAGTGGTTCTTTCGAGTGTGAGCATGACAGTCTACGCTCGCCGGAAGATGATCCCCGGCAAACTGCAGAACGCGGTCGAGATGATGGTCGAGGGGATGTACAGTTTTATCGAGTCGATTCTCGGCCACGACGCCAAGAAATACGTGCCGTATCTCGGATCGCTTTTCTTCTATATACTGTTGATGAACTGGATCGGCATGGTGCCGCTGGGGCATTCGCCCTCGACCAGTCTGAACATCACGGCATCCCTGGCGATACTCACATTCCTGTATGCCCAGTGGACCGGAGTGACCCGGCTGGGATTTCTCGGCTACCTGCACCACATGGCGGGCAGCCCCAGAGACGTTATCAGTTGGTGCATGGTGCCGCTTCTGTTCCCGCTTCACATCATAGGAGAGCTGGCCAAGCCGTTTTCACTCGCGCTGCGACTTTTCGGCAACATCACCGGCGAGGATACGCTGGTGGCAGTTTTCGTGGGGCTGGGGATCGCGATACTGGCTTTCTCACCGGTCGGGGTGCCGCTGCAGTTGCCGTTCTACTTTCTTGGACTGCTGCTTTCGACCATCCAGGCCCTGGTGTTCACACTGCTGTCCACGATTTACATTCTGTTGATGCTGCCGCATGAAGAACACGGGCACTAA
- a CDS encoding AtpZ/AtpI family protein: MSPESGSPQKKKSGRYGAAGIYITVPTLLAASILVGFFLGQWADARFGTEPYLMLLGLALGFGAAARQLFIMIKRAQAMEEKEDRK; this comes from the coding sequence ATGTCCCCGGAGAGCGGGTCGCCTCAGAAAAAGAAGAGCGGTCGGTACGGAGCGGCCGGAATTTATATCACGGTTCCGACTCTGCTGGCGGCATCGATCCTGGTCGGGTTCTTTCTGGGGCAGTGGGCCGACGCCAGGTTTGGAACTGAACCATATTTGATGTTACTCGGCCTGGCCCTGGGTTTTGGAGCCGCCGCGCGACAGTTGTTCATCATGATCAAGCGCGCTCAGGCGATGGAAGAGAAAGAGGATCGCAAGTAA
- a CDS encoding DUF3365 domain-containing protein: MKLLICCLMAVTVISGCGAQDTETAPAAQSQAQAPAPDEAELTAAARNLAGQFGRDLQSALLGALNENGPAYAMQVCQIRAGEIAAAHSAAGWSVKRVSDKWRNITGRPDSAEVAVLATFADLKTDSEFLTRWSGPDSARVFNYYQTIVVREMCLQCHGDLQSVDLDLWQQVKIAYPYDKATGYKEGDLRGMFVVSAHLPEAEKIAPKLAEGIPIGDLVAKDTTSADTTAKQ; encoded by the coding sequence ATGAAGCTTCTTATCTGTTGCCTGATGGCCGTCACCGTGATCTCAGGATGCGGCGCACAGGACACCGAAACCGCACCAGCCGCCCAGTCCCAAGCACAAGCGCCGGCACCCGACGAAGCAGAGCTGACCGCCGCCGCCCGCAATCTGGCCGGGCAGTTCGGCCGCGACCTGCAGTCTGCTCTGTTGGGTGCACTAAACGAAAATGGCCCCGCCTATGCCATGCAGGTCTGCCAGATTCGCGCCGGTGAGATCGCCGCGGCTCATTCGGCCGCCGGATGGTCGGTCAAGCGGGTGAGTGATAAGTGGCGCAACATTACGGGCCGCCCGGACAGTGCCGAGGTAGCAGTTCTGGCAACCTTCGCCGATCTGAAAACTGACAGTGAGTTTCTGACGCGATGGTCGGGACCGGATTCTGCTCGGGTCTTCAATTACTACCAGACAATTGTCGTGCGCGAGATGTGCCTGCAATGCCACGGCGACCTGCAGAGTGTCGATCTCGATTTGTGGCAACAGGTCAAGATCGCCTATCCGTACGACAAAGCCACCGGTTACAAAGAGGGCGACTTGAGGGGCATGTTCGTGGTGTCGGCGCACCTGCCCGAGGCGGAGAAGATCGCCCCAAAACTAGCCGAGGGCATCCCGATTGGCGATTTGGTAGCAAAAGATACCACGAGCGCCGACACGACTGCGAAACAGTAG
- a CDS encoding DUF2784 domain-containing protein: protein MRIPYHLLADVILVVHLLWIIFMLYGFALTVRAFWRPSFWDRWLFRTIHLAGIIFVASLELMGKYCPLTIWENAMRREYNPDGSYPGYFILDTIERLIYPDVSPLVYLIPTYGIALFTLVMFVVKPPSKFRRRPKST, encoded by the coding sequence ATGCGTATACCCTACCATCTTCTCGCCGATGTAATACTCGTCGTCCACCTGCTGTGGATCATCTTCATGCTCTACGGTTTCGCGCTGACCGTGCGCGCCTTCTGGCGACCGTCGTTCTGGGATCGCTGGCTGTTCCGCACGATTCACCTGGCGGGAATTATCTTTGTGGCCAGTCTCGAACTGATGGGCAAGTACTGTCCGCTTACTATCTGGGAAAACGCCATGCGGCGAGAGTACAACCCCGACGGCTCCTACCCCGGCTATTTCATTCTGGACACAATCGAACGACTCATCTACCCCGATGTCAGCCCGCTGGTGTACCTGATTCCCACTTATGGTATCGCGCTGTTCACACTGGTGATGTTCGTGGTGAAACCGCCGTCGAAGTTTCGGAGGCGACCCAAGTCAACGTAG
- a CDS encoding PorV/PorQ family protein, with amino-acid sequence MITTGRYLLSLGIALALLFGTESALGAKYAGEAFTLGVGGRGLALGGAVVAGPFDGSAPYWNPAGMNLLGSRHFTAMHAETFGSLLNHDFIGYVDARSVGDTSRGFFDAIGFYLYYLGGDGIKITDLDQDDRPYVVREESHGDWLFSAALSRQIAPDIHVGIAGKIIYRDLGVESGWGLTADAGAVWRPCECTSFGLMISDITTGFIKYDRSTESIYPTVKPGVMFQYSYDDFIGRLTGSGDIKFENIKSGAQYWSGSLSLDTHFGGEIEWRGMLFGRAGFDIGRFTTGVGVLYRGLSFDFAYLDHDAFDETLRFSAGYQF; translated from the coding sequence ATGATTACCACCGGTCGCTATCTGCTCAGTCTCGGCATCGCTTTAGCGTTGCTGTTTGGAACCGAATCGGCGCTCGGGGCCAAGTACGCCGGAGAGGCGTTTACGCTTGGAGTCGGCGGACGCGGTCTGGCATTGGGCGGAGCGGTGGTGGCCGGGCCTTTCGACGGTTCCGCGCCGTACTGGAATCCCGCCGGCATGAACCTGCTCGGGTCGCGCCACTTTACTGCCATGCATGCCGAGACATTCGGATCGTTGCTCAACCATGATTTCATTGGGTATGTCGATGCCCGCAGCGTGGGGGACACGTCGCGGGGATTCTTTGACGCCATTGGCTTTTATCTGTATTACCTGGGGGGCGACGGAATCAAGATAACGGATCTCGACCAGGATGATCGCCCCTATGTAGTCCGCGAGGAATCTCACGGCGACTGGCTCTTTTCGGCAGCGCTGTCGCGACAGATCGCCCCCGACATCCATGTCGGCATCGCCGGAAAAATCATCTATCGTGACCTGGGGGTCGAATCCGGCTGGGGACTGACCGCCGATGCCGGCGCGGTCTGGCGGCCGTGTGAGTGCACCAGTTTCGGTCTTATGATTTCCGACATCACCACCGGGTTCATCAAGTACGACCGCTCCACGGAGTCGATCTATCCCACGGTCAAGCCGGGGGTGATGTTTCAGTACAGCTACGATGATTTCATTGGGCGGCTGACGGGCTCGGGCGATATCAAGTTTGAGAACATCAAGTCGGGCGCGCAGTACTGGAGCGGATCGCTATCGCTCGATACTCATTTCGGCGGCGAAATCGAGTGGCGGGGGATGCTGTTTGGTCGGGCCGGGTTCGACATCGGTCGGTTCACGACCGGCGTGGGCGTGCTATACCGTGGCCTATCGTTCGATTTCGCCTATCTCGACCACGACGCCTTCGACGAGACTCTTCGTTTCAGCGCCGGGTATCAGTTTTAG
- a CDS encoding cation transporter, with protein MKRMLSVVFGLMALAALMAVPAVSFACDGEKSAQTAQVGQTAHNHMASANGQCTPGEAAACAAKMGMSVEECQKLCASGEYTMVNMSIKGMTCGGCESSVTASLAQMPGVVKVGKVSYKEGTAFVMVDPKKVKSESLLKAVSDKGFQAEIVPAVSVTTVDSKATGNANHPCGPEAAKSCAKSCAKSTGTAQAKPEKTGGGL; from the coding sequence ATGAAGAGGATGCTTTCCGTAGTGTTCGGTTTGATGGCGCTGGCGGCGCTGATGGCTGTTCCGGCTGTGTCATTCGCCTGCGACGGCGAGAAGTCGGCACAGACTGCTCAGGTCGGCCAGACCGCCCACAACCACATGGCCTCGGCCAATGGCCAGTGCACGCCCGGCGAGGCTGCCGCCTGCGCGGCCAAGATGGGCATGAGTGTTGAAGAGTGCCAGAAGCTCTGCGCCTCCGGCGAATACACCATGGTCAACATGTCGATCAAGGGCATGACCTGCGGCGGCTGCGAGAGCAGCGTGACCGCGTCGCTGGCTCAGATGCCGGGCGTGGTGAAGGTCGGCAAGGTCAGCTACAAGGAAGGCACCGCCTTCGTCATGGTCGACCCCAAGAAGGTCAAGAGTGAGTCACTTCTGAAGGCTGTCAGCGACAAGGGCTTTCAGGCGGAAATTGTCCCGGCCGTTTCGGTGACTACGGTTGATTCAAAGGCTACCGGAAATGCGAATCACCCGTGCGGTCCGGAAGCGGCCAAGTCCTGCGCCAAGAGCTGCGCCAAGTCCACTGGCACCGCCCAGGCCAAGCCTGAGAAAACCGGCGGCGGGCTCTAA
- a CDS encoding S4 domain-containing protein: MRIDDFLSTVGVVKRRTTAKELGVSGLLEVNGQRVKPSYDIKIGDIIRIRGSRPAALEVLAIPSGSVAKTQRESFFKLIPVS; encoded by the coding sequence ATGAGAATCGACGATTTCCTGTCCACTGTTGGGGTTGTGAAGCGCCGGACCACGGCCAAAGAGCTCGGCGTGAGCGGTCTCCTCGAGGTGAACGGTCAGCGCGTCAAACCATCGTACGACATCAAGATCGGGGATATCATACGTATCCGGGGCAGTCGCCCGGCGGCGCTGGAGGTCCTTGCCATTCCGTCCGGATCGGTGGCGAAAACCCAGCGCGAGTCGTTTTTCAAACTCATACCGGTTTCCTGA
- a CDS encoding peptidylprolyl isomerase — protein MNRRFQFAVMCVLLARSLLFAQTDPDSADTVDKIAAVVGDEVILASELANQIQIAAFQSGERPETEAELLRFQQQVLEQMISDRLFLREAKKDTTIQIRPNEVKAALDEHIARMVENFGSEQAFLRALTAEGMTLRDLERQYEQDISNNLLRQRYIQNKLYSVSVSRHEVEEFFEKFKDSIPDQPEAVKLAHVLLAINPSPAIEDSVKAMAEQLRKRILDGADFATISSQYSSLGAGANGGDLGLVESDDVVPEFSRVAFKLNEGDVSGVVRTQFGYHVIKCEGKRGNQSRLRHLLLAVEPSSADTAAVVQLADSLLGAVRAGADFGEIAKTYSQDDDSRVQGGELGWFAMRQLPQEFADAVAGWTTPGELRGPVKSRYGVHLLQLLDHQAGKKLTLEEDFDRIKELARQDKTGHMVDQWLAQLKKRTYIDYRLESPSE, from the coding sequence ATGAACCGCCGTTTCCAGTTTGCAGTAATGTGCGTCCTGCTGGCGCGATCGTTGCTATTCGCACAGACGGACCCTGACTCCGCCGACACCGTGGACAAGATCGCGGCGGTAGTCGGGGACGAGGTCATCCTGGCCTCGGAGTTGGCGAACCAGATACAGATCGCTGCCTTCCAGTCGGGAGAGCGCCCCGAAACCGAGGCTGAGCTGCTCCGCTTCCAGCAGCAGGTGCTCGAGCAGATGATATCCGACCGCCTCTTCCTGAGAGAGGCCAAGAAGGACACGACGATTCAGATTCGCCCCAACGAGGTAAAGGCGGCTCTCGACGAACACATCGCGCGGATGGTCGAGAATTTCGGCAGCGAGCAGGCCTTTCTTCGGGCACTGACCGCCGAGGGGATGACTCTTCGCGATCTGGAACGCCAGTACGAACAGGATATTAGCAACAACCTGCTGCGCCAGCGTTACATCCAGAATAAGCTGTACAGTGTGTCGGTCTCGCGGCACGAAGTGGAGGAGTTCTTTGAAAAATTCAAAGACTCCATTCCGGATCAGCCCGAGGCGGTTAAACTGGCTCATGTGCTGCTCGCAATCAATCCGTCGCCGGCGATAGAGGACTCGGTCAAAGCCATGGCTGAACAGTTGCGCAAACGGATCCTCGACGGCGCTGATTTCGCGACCATTTCGTCCCAGTACTCCAGCCTCGGCGCCGGCGCCAATGGTGGTGATCTCGGGCTTGTTGAGAGCGACGATGTCGTTCCGGAGTTTTCGCGAGTGGCGTTCAAGTTGAACGAAGGTGACGTCTCCGGGGTTGTCCGCACCCAGTTCGGTTATCACGTGATCAAATGCGAGGGGAAACGAGGCAACCAGTCGCGTCTTCGGCATCTGTTGCTGGCAGTGGAGCCGTCATCGGCAGATACGGCCGCGGTCGTGCAGTTGGCGGATTCTCTGCTGGGAGCAGTCCGCGCCGGAGCGGATTTCGGCGAGATCGCCAAAACCTATTCGCAGGATGACGACTCTCGCGTGCAGGGCGGCGAGCTGGGCTGGTTTGCCATGCGCCAGTTGCCCCAGGAATTCGCCGACGCTGTCGCCGGCTGGACTACGCCGGGAGAGTTGCGTGGCCCGGTGAAATCACGCTACGGTGTTCATCTATTGCAGTTGCTTGACCATCAGGCGGGGAAGAAGCTGACGCTCGAGGAGGATTTTGATCGTATCAAGGAGCTCGCCCGCCAGGACAAAACCGGTCACATGGTCGACCAATGGCTGGCTCAACTAAAGAAACGGACCTACATAGACTACCGCCTCGAATCTCCGAGCGAATGA
- a CDS encoding peptidylprolyl isomerase, producing MFALRLVLAGVLIAAVAGLGAGCGKSDLSAVAEVGDEKIAIRDFEDFLQRNPVGFRTAEEEFEGKRALLDSLIDHTLLVQAAYAKHIDQSPEVARIMEANRSRFLLDALYHFHVDSKVSVSEAELRQIYDDLQYQIRAFHIMLDSPDTAQAVFERLKAGENFEQLAYQYSTDPRAKRNRGDLGYFVRGSSPEEWEKVVFRLETGEITPPFQTSFGYHIVKVVDKKPNDMREEYARMRPDLDRQLRNDKRQKLTEAYFDSVAAKYRVSVDTTVANYILHKRTLLYPPQVLDQLPKNDFDDEQLDRDEKELILATWEGGQISVIDYLMNTRRYIPQDERPNFDDYAGLSEVVYEMKRMDILIHEAERQKVAESDYYKMKFKTFERYTLAEIMRNDSILAPTTPTEQELRDYYDRNREQYLVPAQVRLFEILASDQMLAQRLAREITTLNQFQARAFQYTERAGQRVKRGDLGFVDSLHFPVLFHAARRVPVGTVGGPIPDRGKFSVIWPVQWTNEAYQDFLTVKGDIAEHLAVENRNLAVREWLKMKRESTDIEVHDDVIWSTINKDLYRTTGSASTTP from the coding sequence ATGTTCGCTTTGAGATTGGTTCTGGCCGGAGTGTTGATTGCGGCCGTGGCCGGGCTTGGCGCCGGCTGCGGCAAGAGCGACCTGAGCGCGGTCGCAGAGGTCGGCGACGAGAAAATAGCCATTCGGGACTTCGAGGATTTCCTGCAGCGCAACCCGGTCGGATTTCGCACGGCCGAGGAAGAGTTCGAGGGCAAGCGGGCGCTACTGGACAGCCTGATCGATCACACCCTGCTTGTTCAGGCGGCCTATGCCAAGCACATCGATCAGTCGCCTGAGGTGGCGCGGATCATGGAGGCCAACCGCTCGCGTTTTCTGCTCGACGCTCTCTATCATTTCCATGTCGACAGCAAGGTGTCCGTCTCCGAGGCGGAACTGCGCCAGATCTACGACGATCTCCAGTACCAGATTCGCGCCTTCCACATCATGCTGGATAGCCCGGACACCGCCCAGGCCGTTTTCGAGCGGCTCAAGGCCGGCGAGAATTTCGAGCAGCTGGCCTACCAGTATTCGACCGACCCCCGCGCCAAGCGTAACCGGGGCGACCTGGGGTATTTTGTGCGCGGGAGTTCACCGGAAGAATGGGAGAAAGTGGTTTTCCGGCTGGAGACGGGTGAGATCACGCCGCCGTTTCAGACATCGTTCGGCTACCATATCGTCAAGGTCGTGGACAAGAAACCGAACGACATGCGCGAGGAGTACGCGCGGATGCGCCCCGACCTGGACCGGCAGCTTCGCAACGACAAACGCCAGAAGCTGACCGAAGCGTATTTCGACAGTGTTGCCGCCAAGTACAGGGTCTCTGTCGACACGACAGTCGCCAACTACATTCTCCACAAGCGCACGCTGCTTTATCCGCCGCAGGTGCTGGATCAACTGCCCAAGAATGATTTCGATGACGAGCAGCTCGACCGCGACGAAAAAGAGCTGATCCTGGCCACGTGGGAGGGGGGCCAAATATCGGTGATAGATTACCTGATGAATACTCGACGGTATATCCCGCAGGATGAGAGGCCGAATTTCGACGATTACGCCGGCCTGTCCGAGGTGGTCTACGAGATGAAGCGGATGGATATCCTCATCCACGAGGCGGAACGACAGAAGGTGGCCGAAAGCGACTATTACAAGATGAAATTCAAAACGTTTGAGCGCTACACCCTGGCCGAGATCATGCGCAATGATTCCATCCTGGCGCCGACCACGCCCACCGAGCAGGAACTGCGCGATTACTACGACCGCAATCGCGAGCAATACCTGGTGCCGGCGCAGGTGCGTCTCTTCGAGATCCTGGCCAGCGACCAGATGCTCGCCCAGCGACTGGCGCGGGAAATCACCACGCTGAACCAGTTTCAGGCGAGGGCCTTTCAGTATACCGAGCGCGCCGGCCAGCGCGTCAAACGGGGCGATCTCGGCTTTGTCGATTCGCTCCATTTCCCGGTGCTCTTCCATGCCGCGCGGCGTGTTCCGGTTGGCACAGTCGGCGGCCCGATACCGGATAGAGGAAAGTTCTCCGTAATCTGGCCGGTGCAGTGGACCAATGAAGCGTACCAGGACTTTCTTACTGTGAAAGGAGACATCGCCGAGCATCTGGCGGTCGAGAACAGGAACCTGGCGGTGCGCGAATGGCTCAAAATGAAACGCGAATCGACTGATATTGAAGTCCACGATGACGTCATCTGGAGCACGATCAACAAGGACCTGTACCGGACCACGGGGAGCGCCTCCACCACGCCATGA